In the genome of Segatella copri, one region contains:
- a CDS encoding ATP-binding protein: MKREIYNKLKEWQLSSNRKPLIMYGARQVGKTYIIKEFGNHEFENMVYINCYKNKMMEKLFEGDANPDRLLIGLSAFAKQGITPGKTLVFLDEIQEIPPVLSSLKYFCENKPELHIIVAGSLLGVMNMKGESFPVGKVDIMHLYPMTYEEYLLANDEKQLLDILQNGDKELIDTFATRYIEYLRQYYFVGGMPEAVLQFTQHHNPVATRQIQQNILAAYEADISKHTAEQTQRVRMVWESIPAQLAKENKKFIYGAVRKGARAKDFEIAIQWLIDAGLVHKVERTRDVKVPLKFYADIDAFKLYLLDIGLLGALTQTPSDQILIGDNVFSEYKGAFTENFVLQQLKTLVNLPIYYYSKDNSTQEVDFIAQAGSKILPIEVKAEDNVKAKSLAAFITHDFASYHLKGIRFSMLGFREQDWMENVPLYAARAYVKDKLD; the protein is encoded by the coding sequence ATGAAAAGAGAAATATATAACAAACTAAAAGAGTGGCAGTTATCTAGCAATAGAAAACCACTCATTATGTACGGAGCAAGACAAGTAGGCAAGACGTACATCATCAAAGAGTTTGGAAACCATGAATTTGAAAACATGGTTTACATCAACTGTTACAAAAACAAGATGATGGAAAAACTCTTTGAAGGCGATGCCAACCCAGATCGCCTATTGATAGGACTTTCCGCTTTTGCCAAACAAGGCATCACGCCAGGCAAGACCCTTGTGTTCCTCGACGAAATACAAGAGATACCTCCCGTATTGTCTTCGCTAAAATATTTCTGCGAGAACAAGCCCGAACTACACATTATCGTAGCAGGCTCACTTCTCGGAGTCATGAACATGAAGGGAGAATCTTTTCCCGTAGGTAAGGTAGACATCATGCATCTCTACCCCATGACTTACGAAGAGTACCTACTTGCCAATGATGAAAAGCAGCTCTTAGACATACTTCAAAATGGAGATAAAGAACTCATTGATACCTTCGCTACAAGATATATCGAGTATCTCAGGCAATATTATTTCGTAGGTGGCATGCCCGAAGCCGTATTGCAATTCACACAGCATCATAACCCTGTAGCCACAAGGCAAATACAACAGAACATCTTGGCTGCATACGAAGCCGACATCAGCAAACATACTGCAGAGCAAACTCAAAGAGTGAGAATGGTCTGGGAATCCATACCTGCTCAGTTGGCAAAGGAGAACAAAAAGTTCATCTATGGCGCAGTGAGAAAGGGAGCAAGAGCCAAAGACTTTGAGATAGCGATACAATGGCTCATAGACGCAGGGCTCGTACACAAGGTAGAGCGAACTAGAGATGTCAAAGTGCCTTTGAAATTCTATGCCGACATAGACGCATTCAAGCTATATTTGCTAGATATAGGTCTCTTAGGAGCACTTACACAGACCCCATCCGACCAGATTCTCATAGGCGACAACGTATTCAGCGAATACAAGGGAGCATTCACCGAGAACTTTGTCCTCCAACAACTGAAAACACTGGTCAATCTACCTATATATTATTATAGCAAGGACAATTCCACCCAAGAAGTAGACTTCATAGCCCAGGCTGGCAGCAAAATATTGCCAATAGAGGTAAAGGCAGAAGATAATGTAAAAGCCAAGTCATTAGCAGCATTCATAACCCACGATTTCGCTTCCTATCACCTGAAAGGCATCCGCTTCTCCATGTTAGGCTTCAGAGAGCAAGACTGGATGGAAAACGTTCCCCTCTATGCAGCCAGAGCCTATGTGAAAGATAAGCTAGATTAG
- a CDS encoding alpha/beta hydrolase family esterase, giving the protein MKRLSMLASLLMVLCLQMAAQTWEEVKVGTSTRKTLTYVPKNVEKSPALVISLHGMNQDPEYQQKQTQWNALADTEGFIVTYPLGNNRMWDTGGTGDVKFVEAIMKDMELKHNVDKNRIYLSGFSMGSWLGYHCLETLGDKIAAFGPVSGVDIGKQPRANRMVPIMHIHGTADDVFKYTGDPYHMAGGYPSIEEYVKKWAAYEGCDVSNPQVIRPYPAGSTGPKATRTIYNNVNDGVEVNLIAIDGKGHWHSNEPNGVNSTKELWTFFKRHQLNQASVPVENRNYYIRYESTAGENLWDRQAIYTLPKALEKDAKYTLTMKVRTSADCAELAFWPIWNASNNKNQWGGSDDVQYLAAYPVEAGDWKTLTWNFTTNFTLDTFQFVFGKYGGTLDIDDMMLVKEGTSENLIANADFSARNIQGWSTNWNGPSYYLANDAYASTGIEKPVMATMMKSADKAYYTLQGVKVIRPTKGIYIHGGKKIVIK; this is encoded by the coding sequence ATGAAGCGACTTTCAATGCTCGCATCTCTCCTCATGGTTCTGTGCCTCCAGATGGCGGCACAGACCTGGGAAGAGGTGAAAGTGGGGACTTCTACCCGCAAGACTCTCACTTATGTTCCTAAGAATGTGGAGAAATCACCAGCCTTGGTGATTTCTCTTCATGGTATGAATCAAGACCCGGAGTATCAGCAGAAACAGACGCAATGGAATGCGCTGGCCGATACCGAGGGTTTTATTGTTACCTATCCGCTGGGTAATAACAGAATGTGGGATACCGGCGGTACGGGTGATGTGAAGTTTGTGGAGGCTATCATGAAGGATATGGAGCTGAAGCACAATGTGGATAAGAACCGCATCTATCTCTCGGGCTTCTCCATGGGTAGCTGGCTGGGTTACCACTGTCTGGAAACGCTTGGCGATAAGATTGCTGCCTTCGGACCTGTGAGCGGTGTGGATATCGGTAAGCAACCTAGAGCTAACCGCATGGTGCCTATCATGCATATTCACGGAACCGCTGATGATGTGTTCAAATATACGGGCGATCCTTATCACATGGCTGGCGGCTATCCTAGCATCGAGGAATATGTAAAGAAGTGGGCTGCCTACGAAGGTTGCGATGTAAGCAATCCGCAGGTAATCCGTCCTTATCCTGCCGGCAGCACAGGTCCCAAAGCTACACGTACTATATATAATAATGTGAACGATGGAGTAGAGGTGAACTTGATTGCCATCGACGGCAAGGGACATTGGCATTCTAATGAACCTAACGGGGTAAATTCTACCAAGGAACTCTGGACCTTCTTCAAGCGCCATCAGCTGAATCAGGCTTCTGTGCCTGTGGAAAACCGCAACTATTACATCCGTTACGAGAGTACTGCGGGCGAGAATCTCTGGGACCGTCAGGCTATCTACACCTTGCCAAAGGCTTTGGAGAAGGATGCCAAGTATACGCTGACCATGAAGGTGAGAACTTCTGCAGATTGCGCTGAACTGGCATTCTGGCCTATCTGGAATGCAAGCAACAACAAGAACCAGTGGGGTGGCAGTGATGATGTGCAGTATCTGGCAGCCTATCCTGTAGAGGCTGGTGACTGGAAGACGCTGACCTGGAATTTCACAACCAACTTCACCTTGGATACCTTCCAGTTTGTATTTGGCAAATACGGTGGAACACTCGATATTGACGACATGATGTTGGTGAAGGAAGGAACATCAGAAAATCTGATAGCCAACGCCGATTTCTCAGCCCGCAATATTCAGGGCTGGAGCACCAACTGGAATGGTCCAAGCTATTATCTTGCCAACGATGCCTATGCATCAACAGGCATCGAGAAGCCAGTTATGGCAACCATGATGAAATCTGCGGATAAGGCATACTACACTCTTCAAGGTGTGAAGGTTATTCGTCCTACCAAGGGTATTTATATCCATGGTGGTAAGAAAATCGTGATTAAATAA
- a CDS encoding sialate O-acetylesterase: protein MCLPMTMVAQKNGAKAQDKPDPNFQIYLCFGQSNMEGNAAIEDIDRTGVNPRFMAMYAVDDEKAGWKKGQWHTAVPPQARPTTGLTPVDYFGRKMVDNLPDSIKVGTITVAVGGASIDLFDKRTYKAYLKKQPDWMKNFASQYHGNPYARLIELAKIAQKQGVIKGILLHQGETNNGDANWPNRVKSVYNDILKELHLKAEDVPLLVGETVQKDQGGSCWQHIAIVDDIAKTIPTAHVISSKGCPQRGDGLHFIAESYRTMGKRYANMMLSLLGIIPDANYPRVDKDHRAYVKLHAPEAKQVIFDICGKKYPMKKDFDGDWYGVSDPLVVGFHYYFLNVDGVQVVDPASETYFGCCREASGLEVPEGAEGNYYRPQQGVAQGQVRSVSYYAASQGKFRRAMVYTPAEYETNQNKRYPVLYLQHGMGEDETGWSHQGYMQHIMDNLIAEGKAEPMIVVMESGDVKQPFVPRPGKDVDEERKHYGESFYDVIIKDLIPMVDQKFRTYTDREHRAMAGLSWGGCQTFNTVLPNLDKFSALGTFSGALFGVDVKTCFNGVFADAEKFNSQINYMFMGCGSEENFGTEKMAKELKDLGIKLDVYVSPGTHHEWLTWRRCLKEFVPHLFK from the coding sequence ATGTGCCTCCCAATGACGATGGTGGCACAGAAAAACGGGGCGAAGGCGCAGGATAAGCCCGACCCTAACTTTCAGATTTATCTCTGCTTCGGACAGTCGAACATGGAGGGAAATGCCGCCATTGAAGACATCGACCGAACAGGTGTGAATCCAAGATTCATGGCAATGTATGCCGTGGATGATGAGAAGGCAGGATGGAAAAAGGGACAGTGGCATACCGCTGTCCCTCCGCAGGCAAGACCAACCACTGGCCTCACTCCTGTAGATTATTTCGGAAGAAAGATGGTGGACAATCTGCCCGACAGCATCAAGGTGGGAACCATCACCGTGGCTGTGGGCGGTGCCAGCATCGACCTCTTCGACAAGCGTACCTACAAGGCTTACCTGAAGAAGCAGCCCGACTGGATGAAGAACTTCGCATCGCAGTATCACGGCAATCCATACGCCCGACTCATCGAGCTTGCCAAGATTGCCCAGAAGCAGGGTGTCATCAAGGGAATCCTGCTGCATCAGGGAGAAACCAACAATGGTGATGCCAACTGGCCTAACCGTGTGAAGAGCGTGTATAACGATATTCTGAAAGAGTTGCACCTGAAGGCAGAAGATGTACCTTTGCTCGTGGGCGAAACCGTTCAGAAAGACCAGGGCGGCAGCTGCTGGCAGCATATCGCCATTGTGGATGATATCGCCAAGACCATTCCTACAGCCCATGTCATCTCTTCCAAGGGATGTCCGCAGCGTGGTGATGGTTTGCATTTCATTGCAGAAAGCTATCGCACCATGGGTAAGCGTTATGCCAACATGATGCTTTCTCTGCTCGGTATCATTCCCGATGCCAATTATCCACGTGTAGATAAAGACCACCGTGCCTACGTCAAGCTTCATGCTCCTGAGGCAAAGCAGGTTATCTTCGATATCTGCGGAAAGAAGTATCCGATGAAGAAGGATTTCGACGGCGACTGGTATGGTGTTTCAGACCCATTGGTAGTGGGCTTCCACTATTATTTCCTGAACGTGGATGGTGTACAGGTAGTAGATCCTGCAAGCGAAACTTATTTCGGCTGCTGCCGAGAGGCGAGTGGTCTGGAGGTTCCTGAGGGAGCCGAAGGCAATTACTATCGTCCTCAGCAGGGAGTAGCACAGGGTCAGGTTCGTTCGGTATCTTACTATGCTGCATCTCAGGGCAAGTTCCGCAGAGCCATGGTTTATACGCCTGCAGAATATGAAACCAATCAGAACAAGCGCTATCCTGTGCTCTATCTGCAGCACGGAATGGGTGAGGACGAGACGGGCTGGAGCCATCAGGGCTATATGCAGCACATCATGGACAATCTCATTGCCGAAGGCAAGGCAGAGCCTATGATTGTGGTGATGGAGAGCGGTGATGTGAAGCAGCCTTTCGTGCCACGTCCTGGCAAGGATGTAGATGAGGAGCGCAAGCATTATGGAGAATCTTTCTACGATGTCATCATCAAAGATCTGATTCCGATGGTAGACCAAAAGTTCCGAACCTATACCGACAGAGAGCATCGTGCGATGGCTGGCTTGTCATGGGGCGGTTGCCAGACTTTCAACACCGTGTTGCCGAACTTGGATAAGTTCTCAGCCCTGGGAACTTTCAGCGGTGCACTTTTCGGTGTGGATGTCAAGACCTGCTTCAACGGTGTCTTTGCCGATGCAGAGAAGTTCAACAGCCAGATAAACTATATGTTCATGGGCTGCGGTTCTGAAGAGAACTTCGGCACGGAGAAGATGGCGAAGGAATTGAAGGACCTGGGCATCAAGCTTGATGTCTATGTTTCACCTGGTACTCATCATGAGTGGCTCACCTGGCGCCGCTGCCTGAAGGAATTTGTGCCACATCTGTTCAAGTAA
- a CDS encoding ISL3 family transposase, producing the protein MVLVSTATHAFCDRCGQKTTHTRGWQKRTVTMCPLGCKRFVLTLYMRRFYCQSDKHIFVEQQTKWLNKYARFSVRCIELMNQLHIHMSSVSTSKVMRKMGITCCPNTCINHLKKIQRLPDRTARNIGIDDFAKRKGHTYGSVIVDHDTGEILELIDSRDSSIVANVLKQYKKVDTITRDRGRCFIKAIKQGAPSAHAITDKFHVIEDLTSAVFPKILQEFLHKRMELLTQGLVGPIKPQISRGWLYTSIYAVLESMCKDTRRIKKMAEWNTFMDLYARQGLTLSEIHDKTGFDGFKMGKLRNTKYEDLLNPTQLRAYKAIESITNRILCKKSLDYSVVTKGLHSTEKKEILKRLLFLLREKWKEDWKAYDDAYKAFLAKATIRSEEYDLWNSIVHFNWKTKTDTVRLFLQDLHITDLAYYITTFQGILSGEVKMNLYKWINMVIGCGNEKMEKFAKGLIKDYSAINNSIASKLNNGILEGSVNKIKTAKRIMGGRASISLLQIKVSSNLDT; encoded by the coding sequence ATGGTTCTCGTGAGTACGGCTACCCATGCCTTCTGCGACCGTTGTGGCCAGAAAACCACTCATACCCGTGGCTGGCAAAAGAGAACGGTCACGATGTGTCCTTTAGGGTGTAAACGGTTTGTTCTCACCCTTTACATGCGCCGTTTTTACTGCCAGTCTGATAAACATATATTTGTAGAGCAACAGACGAAGTGGCTAAACAAATATGCAAGATTCAGTGTAAGATGCATAGAGTTGATGAACCAGCTTCATATACATATGTCATCTGTGTCGACCTCCAAGGTCATGAGAAAGATGGGAATCACCTGCTGTCCAAATACTTGCATAAATCATTTGAAAAAGATCCAAAGACTTCCAGACAGGACTGCCAGGAATATAGGCATAGATGACTTTGCCAAGAGAAAGGGACATACCTATGGCAGTGTTATCGTAGACCATGACACAGGCGAGATTTTGGAACTGATAGACTCTAGAGATTCTTCGATTGTGGCAAATGTCTTGAAACAATACAAGAAAGTCGATACTATCACTCGTGATAGGGGACGATGCTTCATTAAGGCTATCAAGCAAGGAGCCCCATCAGCACATGCTATCACAGACAAATTCCATGTCATTGAAGACTTGACGAGCGCAGTCTTTCCAAAGATTCTGCAGGAGTTTTTGCATAAGAGAATGGAGTTGCTGACTCAAGGTCTAGTTGGTCCCATTAAGCCACAAATAAGTAGAGGTTGGCTTTATACCAGCATATATGCAGTCTTGGAATCGATGTGCAAGGATACAAGAAGAATCAAGAAAATGGCTGAATGGAACACTTTCATGGATCTTTATGCAAGGCAAGGACTGACTTTGAGTGAAATCCATGACAAAACAGGGTTTGATGGATTTAAGATGGGAAAGCTAAGGAACACCAAATATGAGGACTTGCTCAACCCAACGCAACTAAGGGCTTACAAAGCCATAGAATCTATTACAAACAGGATTCTCTGTAAAAAGTCATTGGATTACTCTGTGGTTACCAAGGGGTTACATTCTACAGAGAAGAAAGAAATACTGAAAAGACTTCTTTTTCTACTGAGAGAAAAATGGAAGGAAGACTGGAAGGCATACGATGATGCCTACAAGGCATTTCTTGCAAAGGCAACTATCAGGAGCGAAGAGTATGACCTTTGGAATTCAATAGTTCACTTCAACTGGAAAACCAAGACTGATACAGTCAGATTGTTTCTGCAGGACTTGCATATTACCGATTTAGCCTATTATATAACAACATTTCAAGGCATTTTGAGCGGAGAGGTCAAAATGAACTTGTACAAATGGATTAACATGGTCATAGGATGTGGTAATGAGAAAATGGAAAAGTTTGCCAAAGGACTGATTAAGGACTATTCCGCCATCAATAATTCTATTGCTAGCAAATTGAACAATGGAATCCTTGAAGGTTCGGTCAACAAGATAAAGACCGCAAAGCGAATTATGGGTGGAAGAGCATCGATTTCTCTTTTGCAGATAAAGGTCTCCTCAAACTTAGATACATAA
- a CDS encoding TonB-dependent receptor: MRNLRKIEKPLALLSFLCLFPAGMSAQSIVKGVVTDPSGEPVIGATVKAAGSKLGVITDLDGKFSIDAAPDATLTITYVGMEPKTVKAQAGKTLTITLKDDAKVLNDVVVIGYGVQKKSDLTGAVASIKSDDIKGLSATDAGAALQGKAAGVQIINSGGPGEAADIRVRGYSSNSGNISPLLIVDGLKVDNIQYLDPSMIQSIEVLKDAASAAIYGAQAGNGVVIITTKTGAANGGKAEISYSSKFTIQSIGRKAKLFDAPEYISYHKYLGDLTDDKLKTEGYNGENTDWYDEAFEHSLAHQHSLTIQASNGKGRFLANLNILNNNGIVKGDKDVYKRFTGQINADYDVYKWLNISTNTSFEKWKTKGVNKGYGSVLNSVVSVDPLTPCYVSDPAKLPTNIYNAYLNGAPLMRDADHNNDFYGTSHYAEDATGNPLAQRDRVGSYNQGINVRGTVAANLKPFKGFTYTSRLGYRITQSNYHNYEQPYFINTLSNSTQYKIEARTNNGLYYQWENFANYLNTFGKHTVGAMVGMSFTKNHWDNASIGSEGTNILSNYAPNYRYIDYLLADATKSVGNAPNDATELSYFGRLSYSYDNRYFLQFNFRRDAFDSSKLSKDARWGNFPSVSAGWSISNEKFFKDHISRDAVSFLKLRGSWGKNGNVNVLSNYPYTSPIAMNQSFYQYNPSSGDGKLSYGSKPTGLANPDLTWETSEQVDLGLDARFLNDRLTFSLDWYRKNTKDLLVEINLLPEIGVSKYIVNSGKVLNTGLDFELGWRDHIRDFKYSVSVNGSTLKNEVKDLSSNISRIEGIGIDGFNSRLKPTFEVGHSIWYFRGYKYAGVAEDGSALYYDKDGNTTNAPTDNDKQDLGVGIPKFTYGITLNAEYKGFDLTVFGTGAAGNKIYNLMVSADRPLLNGIDEYWKNSWTEGNTGAKYPDMKKVATDWTFFSSSAAVFSGSYFKIKQIQLGYTLPRLITSKIGLNGVRVYCSLDDFFTITKYPGADPETASMNSAQSRGFDNGTYPTSKKMVFGINVTF, encoded by the coding sequence ATGAGGAACTTAAGAAAGATTGAAAAGCCGTTAGCATTGCTATCCTTTCTCTGTTTATTCCCTGCTGGAATGTCGGCTCAGAGTATTGTAAAAGGAGTAGTTACAGATCCAAGTGGTGAACCTGTCATTGGTGCTACAGTGAAAGCTGCAGGCAGCAAGCTGGGTGTGATTACTGATTTGGATGGTAAGTTTAGCATTGATGCTGCACCTGATGCAACATTGACTATTACTTATGTGGGTATGGAGCCTAAGACCGTGAAAGCTCAGGCTGGTAAAACGCTTACCATTACCTTGAAGGATGATGCTAAAGTTCTGAATGATGTCGTTGTCATCGGTTATGGCGTTCAGAAGAAGAGCGACCTGACAGGTGCAGTTGCATCTATCAAGAGCGATGACATCAAGGGCTTGTCAGCTACCGATGCCGGTGCTGCCCTCCAGGGTAAGGCTGCCGGTGTACAGATTATCAACTCGGGTGGTCCGGGTGAGGCTGCCGATATCCGTGTGCGTGGTTATTCTTCCAATAGTGGAAATATCAGTCCGTTGCTCATCGTCGATGGTCTGAAGGTGGATAACATCCAGTATCTTGATCCATCTATGATTCAGAGCATAGAGGTATTGAAGGATGCCGCTTCTGCTGCCATCTATGGTGCGCAGGCAGGTAATGGTGTCGTTATCATCACAACCAAGACGGGTGCTGCCAATGGCGGTAAGGCTGAGATTTCTTATAGCAGCAAGTTTACCATCCAGTCTATTGGTAGAAAGGCTAAGCTCTTCGATGCTCCAGAGTATATTTCATACCATAAGTACTTGGGCGACTTGACGGATGATAAGTTGAAGACTGAGGGATATAATGGAGAGAACACCGACTGGTATGATGAGGCTTTTGAACATAGTTTGGCTCATCAGCACAGCCTTACCATCCAGGCTAGCAATGGTAAGGGTCGTTTCCTTGCCAACTTGAATATCCTCAATAATAATGGTATCGTCAAGGGAGATAAGGATGTTTACAAGCGTTTTACAGGTCAGATTAATGCAGACTACGATGTATATAAGTGGTTGAACATTTCGACAAACACCTCTTTCGAGAAGTGGAAGACCAAGGGTGTGAACAAAGGTTATGGTTCTGTGTTGAATTCTGTTGTTTCTGTAGATCCATTGACACCTTGCTACGTAAGCGACCCTGCTAAGTTGCCAACCAATATTTATAACGCTTATCTGAATGGCGCCCCTTTGATGAGAGATGCTGACCATAATAATGATTTCTATGGTACATCCCACTATGCAGAGGATGCTACTGGTAACCCATTGGCACAGCGCGACCGCGTGGGCTCCTACAACCAGGGTATCAATGTACGTGGTACCGTTGCTGCCAACCTCAAGCCGTTCAAGGGCTTTACCTATACATCTCGTTTGGGTTACCGCATCACGCAGAGCAACTACCACAACTATGAGCAGCCATATTTCATCAATACACTCTCCAACTCCACACAGTACAAGATTGAGGCTCGTACCAACAATGGTCTTTACTATCAGTGGGAGAACTTTGCAAACTATTTGAATACATTTGGCAAGCATACTGTAGGAGCCATGGTGGGTATGTCGTTCACCAAGAACCATTGGGACAACGCTTCCATAGGATCTGAGGGTACGAATATTCTTTCAAACTATGCTCCTAACTATCGTTACATCGACTATTTGCTCGCTGATGCTACAAAGAGCGTAGGCAATGCTCCTAACGACGCTACAGAACTTTCATACTTCGGTCGTTTGTCTTATAGCTACGACAACCGTTATTTCTTGCAGTTCAACTTCCGTCGTGATGCATTTGATTCTTCCAAGCTTTCAAAAGATGCTAGATGGGGTAACTTCCCTTCTGTTTCTGCCGGTTGGAGCATTAGTAACGAAAAGTTCTTTAAAGACCATATCAGCCGTGATGCTGTTTCCTTCTTGAAGCTTCGTGGATCTTGGGGTAAGAATGGTAACGTCAATGTATTGAGCAACTACCCGTATACTTCTCCTATTGCCATGAACCAGAGCTTCTATCAGTACAATCCATCTAGCGGTGATGGTAAGTTGTCTTATGGTTCTAAGCCAACTGGTCTTGCTAACCCAGATTTGACTTGGGAGACTTCAGAACAGGTAGACTTGGGTCTTGATGCCCGTTTCTTGAACGATCGTTTGACATTCTCTCTCGACTGGTATCGCAAGAACACCAAGGACCTCTTGGTAGAGATAAATCTTCTTCCGGAAATTGGTGTAAGCAAGTATATCGTCAACTCTGGTAAGGTGCTTAACACAGGTTTAGACTTCGAGTTGGGTTGGAGAGATCATATCCGTGATTTCAAGTACTCTGTTTCAGTCAACGGTTCTACCTTGAAGAATGAGGTAAAGGATCTTTCTTCAAACATCAGCCGTATCGAGGGTATAGGTATCGATGGCTTCAACAGCCGTTTGAAGCCAACATTCGAGGTGGGGCACTCTATCTGGTACTTCCGTGGTTACAAGTATGCAGGTGTAGCTGAGGATGGAAGTGCGTTGTATTATGACAAGGATGGTAATACCACCAATGCGCCTACAGATAATGATAAGCAGGATTTGGGTGTAGGTATTCCTAAGTTTACTTATGGTATCACCCTCAATGCAGAGTACAAGGGCTTCGACTTGACCGTCTTTGGTACAGGTGCAGCCGGCAACAAGATTTATAACTTGATGGTATCTGCCGACCGACCACTCTTGAATGGTATCGATGAATATTGGAAAAATTCTTGGACAGAGGGCAATACTGGCGCAAAGTATCCTGATATGAAGAAGGTGGCAACAGACTGGACATTCTTCAGTTCTAGCGCAGCAGTCTTCAGCGGTTCTTATTTCAAGATCAAGCAGATTCAGTTGGGTTACACATTGCCACGTCTCATTACGAGCAAGATTGGCCTGAATGGTGTGCGCGTATACTGCTCATTGGATGACTTCTTCACAATCACCAAGTATCCTGGAGCCGATCCGGAGACAGCTTCTATGAACAGCGCTCAGTCTCGTGGTTTTGATAATGGTACTTATCCTACTTCTAAGAAGATGGTATTTGGTATCAATGTAACATTCTAA